TTGGCGTGGGCCCTCCTCTTCCTGGCTCTGCTCTCCTACTTCCTGGATACCCCCGTGTACAACGAGCCTCTGACCTCCGCCAGCTCCTCGCTCTCCCAGCACCCCGACACACGGCGCCTGGCCTCCATCCAAGGCGCCTCCCACCAGCAGCACCACTCCATCATGGGCTCCCAGCCCGAACCCACCTACATCCCCTTTACCACAGCCTATCCCGACCCAGACCCTAACCATTACCCAGACTCAGAGCCTAGCTCTTCCTCCACCACCCCTGAGCCTGGCCTGGAGCTGAGCTACGGGACCAGccaagagatggagggggggagcCGCCAGCAGCAGGACTACCTGGACGCCCAGACCCTGGCTGCCTGGTCCTCCTCACGCACGGAGAACGTGGGTTCCCACTCCGACCAGACGGTGACTCGAAACAGTGAGAGGCCTGCATGGACCGCCTCCAACGTCGGCCGGGGGCCCAACCGAACCACACGCCGGTCCTCACGTGAGgatgaagaggatgaggagggggtAGAGACGAACAACAGCCACAAGAGGACCATGGTGGGGGATCATGGGGGGGAGAGGCGAGGAAAAGAAGAGGATGATTTAGAGGAGGACTACTACTCCAAGTCTGCCTCGCTGGTGCAGCGACTCTGGCGGGGAAAAGTGTCCTCTGGGATGCTGTCCCCGCGACTGCAGCACGCCAAGCGGGACTACCTGAGTGCCAACAAGCACCACGTAACCTATAAAGGAGGCCGGCGGGCTGCTCAAAGCTCCAGGGAACTACTGTGTGAGCTGAAGGACCAGGCCCGGCTGAGGACGCTGGATGGGTCCGAGCAGCCTTTCTCTTCACTGGGCTGGGCCCGGCTGGTACCGCGCCTGGCCCTGGAGAAGCTCTACAGACAAGGGGGCCAGAGAGGCTTTAGGAGCTGTGCTGTGGTGACCTCTGCTGGGGCTATTTTGCACTCAGGCCTGGGGAAAGAGATCGGTgagtggagggtagagggtagaggggtcagggaggggagggaaaagaggtagaggggagcagaggagggggagagagaagggagggaaagagattgAATGCATGGTTATGGAGGGATGCAGATTAAATGGGATTAAGGGATTAAAGAGAACTGGGAAACATTTATCGGTACAGTAGATTAAAAAACAACACCTTTGTTTTCCCTTTACccaatagttaaataaaggttaaataaaatgtttttaaataataCCCTAATGAATAATACCCCATGTGttgtgactgtgttgtgactgtgttgtaactgtgttgtgactgtgtgtctgagtgtgaaaTACATAATTGATCCTGATCAGCTTTCTCTGTGACAACCCTGTCTCTATggcagtctgtctgtgtgagggGAGAATGATGGCTCTTTACGCCGTGACATCCACAGCATTGATTGGAAAGTCAAATTGTCATGTAACTTTATCGACTTCCCCATTCGCCTCTAGCATAGTATTAGTTTATTGTAGCAGAGAGAGACGTTTTGGCTTGGGCTCTatactgtctctcacacactgaGTAGCAGACATCTGTCACCCTGTAGTAACAGTCTCTGTGATTGGTTGAAAGGACTTTGGCATAAGTAATTCAAAGCCAATCAGATCTCCAGAAGGGTCTTGATGAGTTAGTTTGGAGATCCTCTATAGACTTTTGGAATACTTTGGCCTACTGCATTGcgttatctgtgtgtgtttgtgtgttctgttctctgtgttggagGCTCTATGGTGCATGGGGAGAGTGTGAACTCAGGGACAGATGGCTCACTTTGAGGAAAAAAAGCAACCCTTCTGGTAACAAATCAAGTTAGTTCACATCACCCATGTAGATTAGGGATGCACATTTCGGTAAATTTTGCTGCCAACTAACTGACCCtcattaaccagtcaacaaacTGTATTCTTTTTTTTCAAAAAGTAAAATGACATGACCAACAGAAAATACtatcagagatctgtatataatgacgagatgcttatGTTTCCGCAATTACAATGGGAGTCGTCCCAAGGCGGGAAGGCCCAAAATAAGCTTATAGAAACGCATTGgatttattttggacagattttggcgagagtgTAACCTCTCGCGTTGCCTTTTCCTCTCTGATACTACGCATGCATCCAAGGACAGGACATTCTTCATTAAGAGCTTAATGGAAACATTCAACAATGGCAAGCCTATCGTCTCACAGTCAAAAGGCTGTAACCTGTTATTGAACATGCAACTCCTGTAATGAAGCAGCTAATAAAACTTATTTTCTAACATTTGCCCAAATGCAATTCACTGAAAATTTCCAGTTATAAACTGCGGTCCTAACGCGAGCAGTTACATATGTGTTTGGGTAACACTAGGGTAAAATATCTGTTTGAAATTTAGAAAGATGGGGAATCTAATAGACCCCTTTCTATGTTTGCAAACATTGCCGCACGAGGACAATACACTCATGTTGGTGGCAGAACTCGGGGGAGttcttatacagtgcattcggaaactattcagacccctttacttttcccacattttgttacactacagccttattctaaaatggattaaagaaatatttttcctcatcaatctacacacaataccccataatgacaaagggaaaacagttttttagacatttttgtaaatgtattaaaaataaaaaaccttatttacatacgtattaagaccctttgctatgagactcgaaattgagctcaggtgcatcctgtttccattgatcattcttgagatgtttctgcaacttgattggagtccacttatggtaaattcaattgattggacatgatttggaaaggcacacacctgtctatataaggtcccacagttgacagtgcatgtcagagcaaaaaccaagccatgtgatcgaaggaattgtccttcaggattgtgtcaaggcacagatctgggaaagggtaaggaacaatgtctgcagcattgaaggtccccaagaacacagtggcctcccatCATTCTTCAATGTAAGAAGTTTTGAATCACctagactcttcttagagctggccgcccggccaaactgagcaatcggggagaaggacTTTTGTCAGGgacgtgaccaagaactcgatggtcagtctgacagagtccagagttcctctgtggagatgggagaaccttccagaaggacaaccatttatgcagcactccaccaatcaggcctttgtggtagagtggccagacggaagccactcctcagttaaaggcacatgacagcccgtttggtgtttgccaaaaggcacctaaaggactctgaccatgataaacaagattctctggtctgatgaaaccaagattgaaatctttggcctgaataccaaacgtcacatctggaggaaacgtgGCACCATCTCTAAGGTGAAGTATGCAAACACAGCCTCTATTTGcatgttgcttatgagtgcatttcacactacttttggattAAATTGGATTTTAAGGCTCGTATGAATGTCCCGCGTAATATACATTTTGTGTCATCATTGCAAATCAACTGCACTTAAACTTCGACCAGTAAAATggctctttggctagcttttgCTACAGCCTATGATAatgagcgttagcattctagctaataactgctgcatccaaaatagTTATTTTGCCAAGATCACAACCAAATTTAATCTTAGTGACTGTTCAAAAAAGAATCAAAACATCATTGTATGCATATGAGGACCCCAAAAAGTaattttgtttagaagtaatgAAAACGTAAATCCTATGTTGAATGAGCACAGATGGCGATGGCTTTCTTACTGCCGCCAAGAGTCGCGTGTATCTGTGCGTTACGTCAGTGGTTCGTGCACTGGAAAGGGGTTTATagcaactacatttacatttacatttaagtcatttagcagacgctcttactaCTATGATGGGTTGCTATTATGACTAGGATTttgcctttggcttctggacaatgAAATAAAATTCGATATaaaaatcaatagaacaggagagaaatgctgGTTAATGGCACAAGAAAGTCTTTATAAAATTATGGCCTCCACGTTTCTATGGATGGATTTTcgcaaggctactttgaagcaaggtaagacatgacTCATTATTTGAAGTAAAGTAAATTGTTCAAGTTTCAAACAGTTATACTGCCTCAAGCTCCCATTGCAAAGTGGTGGGTGGTGCGCTGATAGTCAACGGGAGGCAGGTTATAGCCTTTGCATCCGAGTCCGAATGGGAGGCGCACTTTACGAGTTGAAATTGAGAAATAAAATCGCTCCTTTTTGATCGTTGCCACAAGTTTTTTACACTCGATTTGAAATTTTTATTATTACTTGTTGCACAATTACTGGGCTTACAAAAGCAGGGTTCACTCACGTAGCCTACAGGCTTTTTGAGGAGCTACGCTtgcgctgtctgacaggtggtaggcTATCTGCTCCTCAAACTAGGCTCTGTATGCTGTGCGCGTGATAAATAAAATGCATGATGACTAACGAAAATACACACGCtccaatttaattccacaaaattatgcaaattaacctatagaccgataagcatggcCGGTCAAATGTATTTTCTGACAGCTAACCGATTTAACATCCGTAATGTAGatttatacactacatgacaaaaagtatgtggacacctgctcgtcgaacatctcattcaaaaatcatgggcaattaataaggagttggtcccccctttgctgcccccaccactgcgacctgtatgctctagtcggctggccctcgctacatattcgtcgccagacccactggctccaggtcatctacaagtctatactaggtaaagctccgccttatctcaactcactggtcacgataacaacacccatccgtagcacgcgctccagcaggtatatctcacttgtcatccccaaagccaacaccccctttggccgcctttccttccagttccctgctgccagtgactggaacgaattgcaaaaatcgctgaagctggagacttacatttccctcactaaatTTAAACATCAGTTATCTGAGCAGCTAaatgatcgctgcagctgtacatagtccatctgtaaatagcccacccaatctatctacctcatccccatattgtttttatttactttgctgctcttttgcacaccagtatcactacttacacaccatcatctgatcatcatcatctgctcatctattactccagtgttaataaataaattgtaattactttgctactatggcctatttattgccttacctcctcctgccatttgcacacactgtatatatactttttttctattgtgttattgactgtacgcttgtttattccatataactgtgttgtttctgtcgcactgctttgctttatcttggccaggtcgcagttgtaaatgagaacttgttctcaactagcctacctggttaaataaaggggaatttaaaaacttttttttaacagcttccactcttctgggaaggctttccactagatgttggaacattgttgcagggactgacttccattcagccacaagagcatttgtgagttcgggcactgatgttgggcgatcaggcctggctcgcagtcggggtTCCAAAGGTGATCGatggggttgagttcagggctctgtgcaggccagatggggaagcgtgattcatctttccagagaacgtgtttccactgcttcagTGTCCAATGACAGGGAACTTGACACCACTCCAGCCGTCActtaaaatcaaactttattagtcacatgcgccgaatacaacaggtgtagtagaccttacagtgaaatgcttacttacaagcccctaaccaacattgcagttaaaaaaaaaatgattaagaataagaaataaaagtaacaagtagttaaagagcaacagtaaaataacaatagcaagactatatacaggggtgtaccggtacagagtcaatgtgcgggggcaccggttaggtgaggtaattgaggtaatatgtacatgtaggtagagttattaaagtgactatgcatagatactaacagagagtagcagtggtgtaaaagagggggatgcaaatagtctgtgtagccatgaaaacccatttcatggtTGGTTGGGCGgttggtgagtgagtgagtgagtgaatgagtgggttggttggttggtcgGTCGGTGAAACCGCAATCTGGTGACTGTTGTGTTTGTGGTTATGAGTAACCATTGGATGGTCTTATCTCTGCTTTGTCTGTCATAGCAAGAatagatgtactgtatatactgaacatactgctgtatatatagtgtatgtggacaccccttctaattagtggattcggctatttcagccacacccgtttctgacaggtgtataaaatcgagcacacggccatgcaatctccatagacaaacattggcagtagaatggctttactaaagagctcagtggcaccgtcacaggatgccacctttccaacaagtcagttcgttacATGTCTaccctactagagctgccccggcCAACTGTAAGTGCTCTAATTGTGAAGTGCAAACGTCTAGAAGCAACAGCGGCCACTCACCGAccgaccaaccaaccaaccaaccaaccaacccactCACCAACCAACCGATCTAGGGGGAACTCCTGCATGATAAAGACCTTTGTGATGAGTCACATAATAAACTCATTCCGTATTGAACCTCTGTGAGGTTAGAAGAGCCAACCCTTGTTTAATTAACTGTATAGATTGGCGAACAGGAACTCAAACCACATTGATCTCACTTAGTTACGCCAAATTGAGAGCTTGGTTCTATCTGCTAAAAGATGATTCTGAGATAGTTGGCTTTAAAGTTCAGAACCCTcgttggtttgaatggtgtcagctATTTTTTTTATCTTGTTCTTTTGAACATAACAACATGATTTGGGGTATTTATAATACtatataggtagagaacattgCACGGATTAAGGCAATGTCAATAACTACATTTTGACCAAAATctagatagaaccttatagtcccaataGGTGTTTCTGAACTCCTGAGGTGGGAATGCCTTCATGTCTTCCTTCAcggcaaggtgtgtgtgtgtgtgtgtgtgtgtgtacaagcatGTGAGCGTGTGTTTGGGATTATAGTCCGTAAAGTGAGAGGTTTGTGAATCTGTTGtcatctgtactgtactgttttgCTACCACCATGTTGTGAATTGACTGAATAACACCCTCAACGGCCTTTTATGTTCAAGTCCTCTCACCACCTCaccgctctctccctccacatctTTGCACCTCCACCCCCTATCACACACTGTCCTTCTAAATTCCAAATAGACCCATTCCTTGGCTATCACTTACCTACCTTATCCACTATTAGAGCCATTACCATATGGCTTGTACATGGCTGTTCATTTGAAATCTAAGAAGTACCTTTTGAGAGGAAGACTGTGGATCCAGTAACATTACTCTATCAGGTATAGTCCTGGGACAAATAAATGGTCCCGTCCATCGGCCGTACGAGCTAGAGGCATGAAGACCAAAACCTACACTTTGAATGTCAGTGAGAACTTGGAGTCCGTCCACAGGGATTAGGCTAAGTGTTGATCTACTGAATGCCAATATCCTCCACATGGTTTACTGGTGTCATTGAGGAAGTGGAGGATAGCTTTGCTGTGGAAGCCCATCCTTTGAAGTGTCAGCTCAACCATACATGATCGTTCATCCATGTGTCATGTAGCCCTGCTGAAGTCACAATGGACTGCTCGAACAGTGGAGAGAGACTGATTAAGAGTCGCTGAGCTTAGCCATAGCCATCAatcataactgtgtgtgtgtgcgcacgtgcatgtgtgtgtggaggcctatgtgtgtatctgtgtacgtTCATGTGTGTGCAGGCCAGTAGGACACActccctgtctctatgctgtGTACTAGCCTGTTGATAGCCTCTAGGCTAGACTAGGTTCAGTCTGAAAATGTTTTTTCCTGGTGGTGATTGATGATGTGTCATACAGTTCATACTGGAAGCAGACCAGTGCCTGTCAAAGTCCCTTCAGTTACACACGTTGACCACAAGGCTGCACTCTTTCTGTGTCTATGAGTAGTTATACTGTCATGTACAAAGCACAGAGCTAAATCCTGCACCAGATCGTTCATATACCGGATTGTTCATGTCAAATGGCTATTCACGCTTACCAGTCATTCAGCTCAAGTGTTTTGACTATGGCTGAAAGCAGAGGGCTTTTTCTGCCTCTATGgatggagtgagggaggagaggagctgcCAGGGTGAAGGGGAAGAGGTCACTTCATTCAGGCTAGGGAGACATGCTAGTGAAGTGCTACAGCTCAACTGCAGGCTCTCAGGATATCCCTGGAGGTAAAGAAGATGCAGGTGCTTctgctctctctcacgctctctctctataAATATTTTGGGCTCTTTGTGGATATAACCCTCTGTCTGTTTGAGCCGTAGgttaacattgtgtgtgtgtgtgtgtgaatcctgTTTGTTCTAATTCCCCGGAGCCACCACCTTAACCAGCTAAATCAAAGTATTTGACCAGAGTAAACAGTGTGGACCAGCTAAATTGGTCACAGAGCCTGGAGTGGTGGGTGCggagtcaaacgcagagagcatCGGATACTGGGGAAACCGGACTTTATTTCGGTTTCCAATGCGAACGCCCAAAACAGGCGAAATAATCACAAAAATGTCCAACCCAACACAGGGCACAAACAGACAGGAACACTACACGCACAACCTGACTAAcagaaacaatcccgcacaaaaacAGGCGGGCCTAACAGGCTTAAATAGTCCTGAATCAAAAACAAAATAAGAGACAGGTGCaaccaataagacaaaacaaacagaaaaggaaaaggggatcggtggcagctagtagaccggcgaccgccgagcgccacccgaacaggcaggggagtcaccttcggtgggagtcgtgacatAAATCATAGTATTTGACCAGAGTAAACGGTGTGGACCAGCTAAATCATAGTATTTGGCCAGAGTGAACATTGTGGACCAGCTAAATCATAGTATTTGGCCAgagttgtaacggcagtctagctcttcctcctcctcggacgaggagaggcgagaaggatcagaggaccaatgtgcagcgtggtaattagacataatgaatttaatcaaacaaaacaagacactatacaaacggacaaaacacactaaccgtcacagtcccgtgtagcaccaacactgacacaggaacaaccacccacaatccctaacacaaaacaagccacctatatatgattctcaatcagggacaacgattgacagctgtctctgattgagaaccatattaggctgaacacagaaacagacgaactagacacacaacatagaattccaacccagctcacgtcctgaccaacactaaacaagcaaaacacatacgaactctggtcaggacgttacaagaGTAAACATTGTGGACCAGCTAAATCATAGCATTTGGCCAGAGTGAACATTGTGGACCAGCTAAACTATACTATTTGGCCAGAGTGAACATTGTGGACCAGCTAAATCATAGTATTTGGCCAGAGTGAACATTGTGGACCAGCTAAATCATAGTATTTGGCCAGAGTAAACATTCTGGACCAGCTAAATCATAGTATTTGACCA
The Salvelinus fontinalis isolate EN_2023a chromosome 23, ASM2944872v1, whole genome shotgun sequence genome window above contains:
- the LOC129820718 gene encoding beta-galactoside alpha-2,6-sialyltransferase 2-like — encoded protein: MKSSMRQWRRLLLVGMLAWALLFLALLSYFLDTPVYNEPLTSASSSLSQHPDTRRLASIQGASHQQHHSIMGSQPEPTYIPFTTAYPDPDPNHYPDSEPSSSSTTPEPGLELSYGTSQEMEGGSRQQQDYLDAQTLAAWSSSRTENVGSHSDQTVTRNSERPAWTASNVGRGPNRTTRRSSREDEEDEEGVETNNSHKRTMVGDHGGERRGKEEDDLEEDYYSKSASLVQRLWRGKVSSGMLSPRLQHAKRDYLSANKHHVTYKGGRRAAQSSRELLCELKDQARLRTLDGSEQPFSSLGWARLVPRLALEKLYRQGGQRGFRSCAVVTSAGAILHSGLGKEIDSHDAVLRFNTAPTEGYERDVGNKTTIRIINSQILANPDHRFNTSSLYKNVTLVAWDPAPYAVNLHKWYASPDYNLFRPYVEHRRLHPTQPFYVLHPKYVWHLWDVIQGNTQETIQPNPPSSGFIGILLMMALCEEVHVYEYIPSLRQTDLCHYHERYYDAACTLGAYHPLLYEKSLVQRINTGPVRDLKRKGRVTLPGFNTVNCEL